In Thermus islandicus DSM 21543, one genomic interval encodes:
- a CDS encoding DNA methyltransferase, which yields MRHSPVPPAQGTGKVRGPDPSLVASYALHIGDARKVLAELPEASVHLVLTSPPYWTLKRYEDTPGQLGHIEDYEAFLDELDRVWREVFRLLVPGGRLVIVVGDVAVARRRFGRHLVFPLHADIQVRCRKLGFDNLNPIIWHKHTNARLEVEGRGVFLGKPYEPGAVIKTEIEYILMQRKPGGYRKPTPEQREKSRLSKEDFHCFFRQIWDDIPGESTRAHPAPFPLELAERLVRMFSFVGDVVLDPFAGTGTTLVAAAKWGRRALGVELVPGYAVLARERFAREVPGEVLEVVED from the coding sequence ATGAGGCACTCTCCGGTTCCTCCGGCGCAGGGTACGGGTAAAGTCCGTGGTCCGGACCCGTCCCTGGTGGCCTCCTACGCCCTCCACATCGGGGACGCCCGTAAGGTTCTCGCCGAGCTTCCCGAGGCCTCCGTCCACCTGGTCCTCACCTCGCCCCCCTACTGGACGCTCAAGCGCTACGAGGACACCCCGGGCCAGCTCGGCCACATTGAGGACTACGAGGCCTTCCTGGACGAGCTGGACCGGGTGTGGCGGGAGGTCTTCCGCCTCCTCGTGCCCGGGGGCAGGCTCGTCATCGTGGTGGGGGACGTGGCCGTGGCGAGAAGGCGCTTCGGGCGGCACCTGGTCTTTCCCCTTCACGCCGACATCCAGGTCCGGTGCCGCAAGCTTGGGTTTGACAACCTCAACCCCATCATCTGGCACAAGCACACCAACGCCCGCCTCGAGGTGGAGGGGCGAGGCGTCTTCCTGGGCAAGCCCTACGAGCCCGGGGCCGTCATCAAGACGGAGATTGAGTACATCCTCATGCAGAGGAAGCCCGGGGGCTACCGCAAGCCCACCCCTGAGCAGCGGGAGAAGAGCCGCCTTTCCAAGGAGGACTTCCACTGCTTCTTCCGGCAGATCTGGGACGACATCCCCGGGGAGAGCACCCGGGCTCACCCCGCGCCCTTCCCCCTGGAACTCGCCGAGCGCCTGGTGCGCATGTTCAGCTTCGTGGGGGACGTGGTCTTAGACCCCTTCGCCGGGACCGGGACCACCCTCGTGGCCGCCGCCAAGTGGGGGAGGAGGGCCCTCGGCGTGGAGCTCGTCCCGGGCTACGCCGTTCTCGCCCGGGAGCGCTTCGCCCGGGAGGTGCCCGGGGAGGTGCTGGAGGTCGTGGAGGACTAG
- the lysN gene encoding 2-aminoadipate transaminase, with the protein MKTLHWNTLFGERAARIQASTIRELLKLTQRPGILSFAGGLPAPELFPKEEAAEKAQRILREKGEVALQYGPTEGYFPLRAWVAEWLSVTPEEVLITTGSQQGLDLLGKVFLDEGAPVLLEAPSYMGAIQAFRAYGPRFLTVPAGEEGPDLSALEEVLRRERPRFLYLIPSFQNPSGGLMPLSARERLLERVMERGLVVVEDDAYRELYFGEARLKSLFELAREAGYPGVIYLGSFSKVLAPGLRVAFAVGHPEALQKLVQAKQGTDLHTPVLNQILVHELVKEGFEARLRLIRRTYREKAEAMLEALDREMPKEVRYTRPKGGMFVWMELPQGLSAEALFQRAIAENVAFVPGGPFFANGGGENTLRLSYATLDREGIQEGVRRLGRALKGLLTWV; encoded by the coding sequence GTGAAAACCCTGCACTGGAACACCCTGTTCGGTGAGCGGGCGGCCCGGATCCAGGCCTCCACCATCCGGGAGCTCCTCAAGCTTACCCAGAGGCCCGGGATCCTCAGCTTCGCCGGGGGGCTCCCCGCCCCCGAGCTCTTCCCCAAGGAGGAGGCAGCGGAGAAGGCCCAAAGGATCCTGCGGGAAAAAGGCGAGGTAGCCCTGCAGTACGGCCCCACCGAGGGGTATTTCCCCTTAAGGGCGTGGGTGGCGGAGTGGCTTTCGGTCACCCCGGAGGAGGTCCTCATCACCACGGGAAGCCAACAGGGCCTGGACCTTCTCGGCAAGGTCTTCCTGGACGAGGGCGCCCCGGTCCTCCTCGAGGCCCCCAGCTACATGGGGGCCATCCAAGCCTTCCGGGCCTACGGACCCCGCTTCCTCACGGTGCCCGCCGGGGAGGAGGGACCGGACCTTTCCGCCCTGGAGGAGGTACTCCGGCGGGAACGCCCCCGCTTCCTCTACCTCATCCCCTCCTTCCAGAACCCCTCGGGCGGCCTCATGCCCCTTTCCGCGCGGGAGAGGCTCTTGGAGCGGGTGATGGAGCGGGGCCTCGTGGTGGTGGAGGACGATGCCTACCGGGAGCTCTACTTCGGCGAGGCCCGCCTCAAGAGCCTCTTTGAGCTCGCCCGGGAGGCGGGCTACCCCGGGGTCATCTACCTCGGGAGCTTCTCCAAGGTCCTGGCCCCTGGCCTCCGGGTGGCCTTTGCCGTGGGGCACCCGGAGGCCCTGCAGAAGCTGGTCCAGGCCAAGCAGGGAACGGACCTGCACACCCCCGTCCTGAACCAAATCCTGGTGCACGAGCTGGTGAAGGAGGGCTTTGAGGCCAGGCTACGGCTCATCCGCAGGACCTATCGGGAGAAGGCGGAGGCCATGCTCGAGGCCCTAGACCGGGAGATGCCCAAGGAGGTGCGCTACACCCGGCCCAAGGGGGGGATGTTCGTCTGGATGGAGCTTCCCCAAGGGCTTTCCGCCGAGGCCCTCTTCCAAAGGGCCATCGCCGAGAACGTGGCCTTCGTGCCCGGGGGGCCCTTCTTCGCGAATGGAGGCGGGGAGAACACCCTGAGGCTCTCCTACGCCACCTTGGACCGGGAGGGGATCCAGGAGGGCGTGCGCCGCCTGGGACGGGCGCTAAAGGGGCTTTTGACCTGGGTTTAG
- a CDS encoding deoxyguanosinetriphosphate triphosphohydrolase: protein MLFPREKLLELEATRLAPYAQKARDTRGRQHPEPESPYRTPYQKDRDRILHTTAFRRLEYKTQVFPNWAGDYYRTRLTHTLEVAQVSRSIARALGLNEDLTEAIALSHDLGHPPFGHTGERILNALMQDHGGFEHNAQALRLLTHLEERYPGFKGLNLTYEVLEGIATHEAAYAPGFKPDYPGQGTLEAQVVDLSDAIAYAAHDLDDGLRSGLLRPEELAEVPLLRALAQEEGLELSRLTELGRRVLIRQLLGYLIAEATEATHRRVEGRRVRSAEEVRRHPERLAALSPEAERAHRELQAFLRERLYQHPEVLRERRKAEMVLEGLFATYVGHPEILPKEVQGRIPEEGLERAVCDYLAGMTDRFALEAYRRLFP, encoded by the coding sequence ATGCTCTTCCCGCGGGAAAAGCTTTTGGAGCTGGAGGCCACCCGACTCGCCCCCTACGCCCAAAAGGCCAGGGACACCCGGGGACGCCAACACCCCGAGCCCGAATCCCCCTACCGCACCCCCTACCAGAAGGACCGGGACCGCATCCTCCACACCACCGCCTTCCGCCGCCTGGAGTACAAGACCCAGGTCTTCCCCAACTGGGCCGGGGATTACTACCGCACCCGGCTCACCCACACCCTGGAGGTGGCCCAGGTGTCCCGCTCCATCGCCCGGGCCCTTGGACTCAACGAGGACCTCACCGAGGCCATCGCCCTCTCCCACGACCTGGGCCACCCCCCCTTCGGCCACACGGGAGAGCGGATCCTGAACGCCCTCATGCAAGACCACGGAGGCTTTGAGCACAACGCCCAGGCCCTGCGCCTCCTCACCCACCTGGAGGAGCGCTACCCGGGCTTCAAGGGGCTGAACCTCACCTACGAGGTGCTGGAAGGCATCGCCACCCACGAGGCCGCCTACGCCCCCGGCTTCAAGCCCGACTACCCCGGACAAGGGACCCTCGAGGCCCAGGTGGTGGACCTCTCCGACGCCATCGCCTACGCCGCGCACGACCTGGACGACGGCCTCCGCTCGGGGCTCCTCCGCCCCGAGGAGCTCGCCGAGGTCCCCCTCCTGCGGGCCCTGGCCCAGGAGGAAGGGCTGGAGCTCTCCCGCCTCACGGAGCTGGGGCGGCGGGTCCTCATCCGCCAGCTCCTCGGCTACCTCATCGCCGAGGCCACGGAGGCCACCCACCGGAGGGTGGAAGGAAGGAGGGTGAGGAGCGCCGAGGAGGTGCGCCGCCACCCCGAGCGCCTGGCGGCCCTCTCCCCTGAGGCCGAAAGGGCGCACCGGGAGCTTCAAGCCTTTCTCCGGGAAAGGCTTTACCAGCACCCGGAGGTCCTGAGGGAGAGGCGCAAGGCGGAGATGGTCCTGGAGGGGCTTTTCGCCACCTACGTGGGGCACCCGGAGATCCTGCCCAAGGAGGTGCAGGGCAGGATCCCGGAGGAGGGCCTGGAGAGGGCCGTCTGCGACTACCTGGCCGGCATGACCGACCGCTTCGCCCTGGAGGCGTACCGGCGGCTTTTCCCCTGA
- the fabF gene encoding beta-ketoacyl-ACP synthase II, producing MRRVVVTGLGALTPVGVGQEAFHRAQLAGQSGVRPITRFDASALPVRIAAEVEVNPEDYLDKKELRRLDRFVQYALIAAHLALEDAGLEPGKLDPERVGTLVGTGIGGMETWEAQSRVFLERGPNRISPFFIPMMIANMASAQIAMRYGFMGPSTTPVTACATGSDALGQALRMIQLGEAEVVLAGGTEAAITPMAIGAFAVMRALSTRNEEPAKASRPFTLSRDGFVMGEGAGVLVLEAYEHAKERGARIYAELVGFGRSADAHHITEPHPEGKGAALAMRRALEDARVDPERVGYINAHGTSTPAGDRAEVLAIKQVFGEHAKRLMVSSTKSMIGHLLGAAGAVEAIATVQALYHGIIPPTINLEDPDPELDLDFVPEPREARVDYALSNSFAFGGHNAVLLFKRV from the coding sequence ATGCGACGCGTGGTGGTTACCGGCCTAGGCGCCCTCACCCCCGTAGGGGTGGGGCAGGAGGCCTTTCACCGAGCCCAGCTTGCGGGCCAAAGCGGGGTCCGCCCCATCACCCGCTTTGACGCCTCGGCCCTCCCCGTGCGCATTGCCGCCGAGGTGGAGGTGAACCCCGAGGACTACCTGGACAAGAAGGAGCTTCGTCGCCTGGACCGCTTCGTCCAGTACGCCCTGATCGCCGCCCACCTGGCCCTGGAGGACGCGGGGCTGGAGCCCGGGAAGCTGGACCCCGAGAGGGTGGGCACCTTGGTGGGCACAGGGATTGGGGGCATGGAGACCTGGGAGGCCCAGAGCCGGGTCTTCCTGGAAAGGGGCCCGAACCGCATCAGCCCCTTCTTCATCCCCATGATGATCGCCAACATGGCCTCGGCCCAGATCGCCATGCGCTACGGCTTCATGGGGCCCTCCACCACCCCGGTCACCGCCTGCGCCACGGGCTCGGACGCCCTGGGCCAGGCCCTGCGCATGATCCAGCTGGGGGAGGCGGAGGTCGTCCTCGCCGGGGGAACGGAGGCGGCCATCACCCCCATGGCCATAGGGGCCTTCGCGGTGATGCGGGCGCTTTCCACCCGGAACGAGGAGCCCGCCAAGGCAAGCCGCCCCTTCACCCTCTCCCGGGACGGGTTCGTGATGGGGGAGGGGGCGGGGGTTTTGGTCCTCGAGGCGTACGAGCACGCTAAGGAGCGCGGGGCCCGGATCTACGCCGAGCTCGTGGGCTTCGGTCGCAGCGCCGACGCCCACCACATCACCGAGCCCCACCCCGAGGGCAAGGGGGCGGCCTTGGCCATGCGGCGGGCGCTGGAGGATGCGCGGGTGGACCCGGAACGGGTAGGCTACATCAACGCCCACGGCACCTCCACCCCTGCGGGGGACCGGGCGGAGGTTCTCGCCATCAAGCAGGTCTTCGGGGAACACGCCAAAAGGCTCATGGTCTCCAGCACCAAGAGCATGATCGGCCACCTCCTAGGAGCCGCGGGGGCGGTGGAGGCCATCGCCACGGTCCAGGCCCTCTACCACGGGATCATCCCCCCCACGATCAACCTCGAGGACCCCGATCCCGAGCTGGACCTGGACTTTGTGCCCGAGCCCCGGGAGGCGCGGGTGGACTACGCCCTCTCCAACTCCTTCGCCTTCGGCGGCCATAACGCCGTCCTCCTCTTCAAGCGGGTCTAG
- the acpP gene encoding acyl carrier protein — MTEQEIFEKVKAVIADKLQVEEEKVTLEARFVEDLGADSLDTVELIMGLEDEFGLEISDEEAEKIRTVKDAVAYIKAKVG, encoded by the coding sequence ATGACGGAGCAGGAGATCTTTGAAAAGGTCAAGGCGGTGATCGCGGACAAGCTCCAGGTGGAGGAGGAGAAGGTGACCCTCGAGGCCCGCTTCGTGGAGGACCTGGGAGCGGACAGCCTGGACACCGTGGAGCTCATCATGGGCCTGGAGGACGAGTTCGGCCTGGAGATCTCCGACGAGGAGGCCGAGAAGATCCGCACCGTCAAGGACGCGGTGGCGTACATCAAGGCCAAGGTGGGCTAG
- the fabG gene encoding 3-oxoacyl-[acyl-carrier-protein] reductase, producing the protein MRKALVTGASRGIGRAIALRLAEDGFALALHYGQNREKALEVAEEARRRGSPLVAVLGANLLEAEAATALVHQAAEALGGLDTLVNNAGITRDTLLVRMRDEDWEAVLEANLSAAFRTTREAVKLMMKARFGRIVNVTSVVGILGNPGQANYVASKAGLIGFTRAVAKEYAQRGITVNAVAPGFIETEMTERLPQEVKEAYLKEIPAGRFGRPEEVAEAVAFLVSEKAGYINGQTLCVDGGLTPH; encoded by the coding sequence ATGCGTAAAGCCTTGGTCACCGGCGCAAGCCGCGGCATCGGCCGGGCCATCGCCCTGAGGCTCGCGGAGGACGGCTTCGCCCTGGCCCTTCACTACGGGCAGAACCGGGAGAAGGCCCTGGAGGTGGCCGAGGAGGCGAGGCGCCGGGGAAGCCCCCTGGTGGCGGTCCTGGGGGCGAACCTCCTCGAGGCGGAGGCCGCCACGGCCCTGGTCCACCAAGCGGCGGAGGCCCTCGGGGGCCTGGACACCCTGGTGAACAACGCCGGGATCACCCGGGACACCCTCCTCGTCCGCATGAGGGACGAGGACTGGGAGGCGGTCCTGGAGGCCAACCTCTCCGCCGCCTTCCGCACCACCCGGGAGGCGGTCAAGCTCATGATGAAGGCCCGCTTCGGGCGCATCGTGAACGTGACCAGCGTGGTGGGGATCCTGGGCAACCCAGGCCAAGCCAACTACGTGGCCTCCAAAGCCGGCCTCATCGGCTTCACCCGGGCCGTGGCCAAGGAGTACGCCCAAAGGGGGATCACGGTGAACGCCGTGGCCCCGGGCTTTATTGAAACCGAGATGACCGAGAGGCTTCCCCAGGAGGTGAAGGAGGCCTACCTGAAAGAGATCCCCGCCGGGCGGTTCGGCCGCCCCGAGGAAGTGGCCGAGGCCGTGGCCTTCCTCGTCTCCGAAAAGGCGGGGTACATCAACGGCCAAACCCTCTGCGTAGACGGGGGCCTCACCCCCCACTGA
- the fabD gene encoding ACP S-malonyltransferase, with protein MYAALFPGQGSQRVGMGRALYEASPAAREALDRAEAALPGLLTLMWEGPEEALTLTENQQPALLAVGYAAYRAFLELGGPLPALAAGHSLGEWTAHAAAGTLALEDALRLVRLRGRYMQEAVPPGEGAMAAILKLPLEEVRAALEGLAGVEIANLNAPEQTVISGRKEAVEAAAERLKSRRARVVFLPVSAPFHSSLMAQARERLAQDLEKVQLKRPRFPVYSNVTARPEEDPERIRDLLLQQITAPVRWLEILRDMEARGLKRFLEFGSGEVLKGLVLRTLEGALAQSVQDPESLKRALEVVHA; from the coding sequence ATGTACGCCGCCCTCTTCCCCGGCCAAGGCTCCCAGAGGGTGGGGATGGGACGAGCCCTCTACGAGGCCTCCCCGGCCGCGAGGGAGGCGCTGGACCGGGCGGAGGCCGCTTTGCCAGGCCTCCTTACACTCATGTGGGAGGGCCCCGAGGAGGCCCTCACCCTCACGGAGAACCAGCAGCCCGCCCTCCTCGCCGTGGGCTACGCCGCCTACCGGGCCTTTTTGGAGCTGGGAGGGCCCCTGCCCGCCCTGGCCGCCGGGCACTCCCTGGGGGAGTGGACGGCCCACGCGGCCGCGGGGACATTGGCGCTAGAGGACGCCCTGCGCCTGGTGCGCCTCCGGGGGCGGTACATGCAGGAGGCCGTCCCCCCGGGGGAAGGGGCCATGGCCGCCATCTTGAAGCTCCCCCTGGAGGAGGTCCGGGCGGCCTTGGAGGGCCTGGCCGGGGTGGAGATCGCCAACCTCAACGCCCCCGAGCAGACGGTGATCTCGGGGAGGAAGGAGGCAGTGGAGGCGGCGGCCGAGCGCCTGAAGTCCAGGCGGGCCCGGGTGGTCTTCCTTCCCGTCTCCGCCCCCTTCCACTCCTCCCTCATGGCCCAGGCCCGGGAGAGGCTCGCCCAGGACCTGGAAAAAGTTCAGCTGAAGAGGCCCCGCTTCCCCGTCTACTCCAACGTTACCGCGAGGCCCGAGGAGGACCCCGAGCGGATCCGGGACCTGCTCCTTCAGCAGATCACCGCCCCTGTGCGCTGGCTGGAGATCCTGAGGGACATGGAGGCGCGTGGCCTCAAGCGCTTTTTGGAGTTCGGGAGCGGGGAGGTGCTGAAGGGCCTCGTCCTCCGCACCCTGGAGGGCGCCCTGGCCCAGAGCGTCCAAGACCCGGAAAGCCTGAAAAGGGCCCTGGAGGTGGTGCATGCGTAA
- a CDS encoding beta-ketoacyl-ACP synthase III, with translation MSGILALGAYVPQRVLRNEDFEAYLDTSDEWIVSRTGIRERRIAAEDEYTSQLAFKAVEDLMARHPGALEGVDAVIVATNTPDALFPDTAALVQARFGLQAFAYDLLAGCPGWIYALAQAHALVEAGLARKVLAVGAEALSKIVDWNDRATAVLFGDGGGAAVVGRVREGFGFRSFVLGADGTGAKELFHACVAPRLPDGTSMKNRLYMNGREVFKFAVRVMNTATLEAIEKAGLTPEAIKAFVPHQANLRIIDAARERLGLPWERVVVNVDRYGNTSTASIPLALKEAVDAGRIREGDHVLLVSFGAGLTWAAAVLTWGGA, from the coding sequence ATGAGCGGGATCCTGGCCCTGGGGGCCTACGTGCCCCAAAGGGTCCTGCGGAACGAGGACTTTGAGGCCTACCTGGACACCTCCGACGAGTGGATCGTAAGCCGCACCGGGATCCGGGAAAGGCGCATCGCCGCGGAGGACGAGTACACCTCCCAGCTCGCCTTTAAGGCGGTGGAGGACCTCATGGCGCGGCATCCCGGGGCCCTGGAGGGGGTGGACGCCGTCATCGTGGCCACCAACACCCCGGACGCCCTCTTCCCCGACACCGCCGCCCTGGTGCAGGCCCGCTTCGGGCTTCAGGCCTTCGCCTACGATCTCCTGGCGGGCTGCCCGGGGTGGATCTACGCCCTCGCCCAGGCCCACGCCTTGGTGGAGGCGGGGCTCGCCCGAAAGGTGCTCGCCGTGGGGGCCGAGGCCCTCTCCAAAATCGTGGACTGGAACGACCGGGCCACGGCCGTTCTCTTCGGGGACGGGGGCGGGGCGGCCGTGGTGGGCAGGGTGCGGGAGGGGTTTGGCTTCCGGTCCTTCGTCCTGGGCGCGGATGGGACCGGGGCCAAGGAGCTCTTCCACGCCTGCGTGGCCCCAAGGCTTCCCGACGGCACCTCCATGAAAAACCGCCTCTACATGAACGGCCGCGAGGTCTTCAAGTTCGCCGTACGGGTGATGAACACGGCCACCCTCGAGGCCATAGAGAAGGCGGGCCTCACCCCGGAGGCGATCAAGGCCTTCGTCCCCCACCAGGCGAACCTAAGGATCATTGACGCCGCCCGGGAGCGCCTGGGCCTGCCCTGGGAGCGGGTGGTGGTGAACGTGGACCGGTACGGCAACACCTCCACCGCTTCCATCCCCCTGGCCCTCAAGGAGGCGGTGGACGCGGGGCGCATCCGGGAGGGGGACCACGTCCTCTTGGTCTCCTTCGGGGCCGGCCTCACCTGGGCTGCCGCCGTCCTTACCTGGGGAGGGGCCTGA
- the rpmF gene encoding 50S ribosomal protein L32, giving the protein MAKHPVPKKKTSKARRDARRSHHALTPPTLVPCPECKEMRPPHTVCPNCGYYDGRKVLEV; this is encoded by the coding sequence ATGGCCAAGCACCCGGTACCCAAGAAGAAAACCTCTAAGGCGCGGCGCGATGCCCGCAGGAGCCACCACGCCCTAACCCCCCCGACCCTGGTCCCCTGCCCCGAGTGCAAGGAGATGAGGCCCCCGCACACCGTCTGCCCCAATTGCGGCTACTACGATGGGCGCAAGGTGCTAGAGGTCTGA
- a CDS encoding YceD family protein has translation MDYREVASINLARLLREGGTVRASGAVQEAFYVGQERFPLEGEASWRVSVSAVGGHEYWLAGEVEGVVLMECRRCLKPTPTHVHAHFQHLLRYEPGLTEVVFHEEAEDEYYAFGLPDLDLLPFLTEAFVSEMPFTVLCEEGCLGLCPVCGADRNLGDCGHRVEPPHPFLGLKDLLSEL, from the coding sequence ATGGATTACCGCGAGGTGGCAAGCATCAACCTGGCCCGCCTCCTAAGGGAAGGGGGAACGGTTCGGGCCTCGGGGGCGGTGCAGGAGGCCTTCTACGTGGGCCAGGAGCGCTTCCCCCTCGAGGGCGAGGCCTCCTGGAGGGTGAGCGTCTCCGCCGTGGGCGGGCACGAGTACTGGCTTGCCGGAGAGGTGGAGGGGGTGGTCCTCATGGAGTGCCGCCGCTGCCTCAAGCCCACCCCTACCCACGTCCACGCCCACTTCCAGCACCTCCTCCGCTACGAGCCCGGGCTTACGGAGGTGGTCTTCCACGAGGAGGCGGAGGACGAGTATTACGCCTTCGGCCTACCCGACCTAGACCTCCTCCCCTTCCTCACCGAGGCCTTCGTGAGCGAAATGCCCTTTACCGTCCTCTGCGAGGAGGGCTGCCTGGGCCTTTGCCCCGTGTGCGGGGCGGACCGTAACCTGGGGGATTGCGGTCACCGGGTGGAACCGCCCCACCCCTTTTTGGGCCTAAAGGACCTGCTTTCCGAACTCTAG
- the rocF gene encoding arginase, which yields MERVAVVGVPMDLGAGRRGVDMGPSALRYARLLEEVEALGFAVEDLGNVRVPLAETLRGRKGPYLEEIRQAALELKERLLSLPEGVFPIVLGGDHSLAMGSVSGVARGRVGVVWVDAHADFNTPETSPSGNIHGMPLAVLAGLGHPHLTGVFRAVDPKDVVLIGVRSVDPGERHLLLEAGVRVYTMHEVDRLGVARIAEDALDYLAGLPLHVSLDADVLDPTLAPGVGTPVPGGLTYREAHLLMEVLAQSGRVRSLDLVEVNPILDERNRTAEMMVGLALSLLGKRIL from the coding sequence ATGGAACGCGTGGCCGTGGTGGGCGTGCCCATGGACCTGGGGGCGGGGCGGCGGGGGGTGGACATGGGTCCTTCCGCCCTGCGCTACGCCCGGCTCCTGGAAGAGGTGGAGGCCTTGGGCTTCGCGGTGGAGGACCTGGGGAACGTGCGGGTGCCCCTGGCGGAGACCCTAAGGGGCCGGAAGGGGCCTTACCTGGAGGAAATCCGCCAGGCGGCCCTAGAGCTCAAGGAAAGGCTCCTCTCCCTGCCGGAGGGGGTCTTCCCCATCGTCCTCGGGGGGGACCACTCCCTGGCCATGGGCTCGGTGTCCGGGGTGGCCCGGGGGCGGGTGGGGGTGGTCTGGGTGGACGCCCACGCCGACTTCAACACCCCGGAAACCAGCCCCTCGGGCAACATCCACGGGATGCCCCTGGCGGTGCTGGCGGGCCTGGGCCATCCCCACCTGACGGGGGTCTTCCGGGCCGTGGACCCCAAGGATGTCGTCCTCATCGGGGTGCGGAGCGTGGACCCCGGGGAGAGGCACCTCCTCCTGGAGGCGGGGGTGAGGGTCTACACCATGCACGAGGTGGACCGCCTGGGGGTTGCCCGCATCGCCGAGGACGCCCTGGACTACCTGGCGGGGCTTCCCCTCCACGTCTCCTTGGACGCAGACGTCCTGGACCCCACCCTCGCCCCCGGGGTGGGGACGCCGGTGCCGGGGGGGCTCACCTACCGGGAGGCCCACCTCCTCATGGAGGTCCTGGCCCAGTCGGGCAGGGTGCGAAGCCTGGACCTGGTGGAGGTGAACCCCATCCTGGACGAGCGGAACCGCACCGCGGAGATGATGGTGGGGCTGGCCCTAAGCCTTCTCGGAAAGCGCATCCTCTAG